In the genome of Massilia sp. PAMC28688, one region contains:
- a CDS encoding TonB-dependent receptor yields MRNLKPLTLAIGLALSSASLHAQQGQVQEDREGGDITAVVVTATRAAKAVDKIPGAVTVISQQELAAQYLIADDPSQALATFVPGYAPSRQKMTSTGESLRGRQPLILLDGIPQSNPLRAGMREGYFADSAIIERIEVIAGASAMQGMGATGGIINYITKSPRSNGSSFGLHLRAATQFKSDNVDWKTGYSLQHKDDNFDMLGYVGLQRRGMAYDGDGRRVGLDSVQGDTMDSQGDDLFLKLGKSFGAQRIQASINRFNLAGEGDYRRLPGNPTSSERGTPEGEPPRNKVRSASLDYRHAELGGGAFTAQLFKHDFASLYGATNTGTFQDVRIAPRGTLYDQSEIVADKGGARLTWVRPDAMLAGLEATLGLDHLQDNTKQRLAATDRTWVPELKFKSTAPFAQLEYDAGPVTVRAGVRHEMARLTVDTYTTLAAYNSQVVQGGAAEFSKSVKNIGAVWRFAPGWSVFAGSAEGFGLPDAGLVLRGVNRPGQSVASLVDLQPIITRNNEIGVNWRGEKGQLGLSRYDSRSRLGSVIRITSAGVGLVERVPTIVKGWEMSADWRVTPAVSLFGNASVTDGKTAARAGAPIDLDLGARSQGPDKATVGINWRPRDKAQVRLQAAHLRDRDINIGRMVGTSDLEEHFKGYTLVDAAVSYDTPYGRFGLSVENLLDRQYIGYYSQSASEGDPDASFAGRGRTLAMSWSRIF; encoded by the coding sequence ATGCGCAACTTGAAGCCCCTTACTCTTGCCATTGGCCTGGCATTGTCCAGCGCCAGTCTTCACGCCCAGCAGGGACAAGTGCAGGAAGACAGGGAAGGCGGCGACATCACGGCTGTGGTGGTGACGGCCACGCGCGCAGCCAAGGCCGTGGACAAGATTCCGGGCGCCGTCACCGTGATCAGCCAGCAGGAACTGGCCGCCCAATACCTGATTGCCGACGACCCGTCGCAGGCCCTGGCCACCTTTGTGCCGGGGTATGCGCCAAGCCGCCAGAAAATGACCTCGACCGGCGAATCGCTGCGCGGGCGCCAGCCCCTGATCCTGCTCGACGGGATTCCCCAGTCCAATCCCCTGCGCGCCGGCATGCGCGAAGGCTACTTTGCCGATTCGGCCATCATCGAGCGGATTGAAGTCATTGCGGGGGCGTCGGCCATGCAGGGCATGGGGGCCACCGGCGGCATCATCAATTACATCACCAAGTCCCCGCGCAGCAACGGCAGCAGCTTCGGCCTGCACCTGCGGGCCGCCACCCAGTTCAAGTCGGACAATGTGGACTGGAAGACCGGCTATTCACTGCAGCACAAGGATGACAACTTCGACATGCTGGGCTATGTCGGCCTGCAGCGGCGCGGCATGGCCTACGATGGCGACGGCCGCCGGGTGGGCCTGGACAGCGTGCAGGGCGACACCATGGATTCCCAGGGCGACGACCTGTTCCTCAAACTGGGCAAGAGTTTTGGCGCCCAGCGCATCCAGGCCAGCATCAACCGCTTCAACCTGGCCGGCGAGGGCGACTACAGGCGCCTGCCCGGCAACCCCACCAGCTCCGAGCGTGGCACCCCGGAAGGCGAGCCTCCGCGCAACAAGGTGCGCAGCGCCAGCCTGGACTACCGCCATGCGGAACTGGGCGGCGGCGCCTTCACGGCGCAGCTGTTCAAGCATGATTTCGCTTCGCTGTACGGTGCCACCAATACCGGCACGTTCCAGGATGTGCGTATTGCCCCGCGCGGCACCCTGTACGACCAGTCCGAAATCGTGGCCGACAAGGGCGGGGCACGCCTGACCTGGGTACGTCCGGACGCCATGCTGGCCGGCCTGGAAGCGACACTGGGCCTGGACCACCTGCAAGACAACACCAAACAGCGCCTCGCTGCCACCGACCGCACCTGGGTGCCGGAACTGAAGTTCAAGTCCACCGCCCCCTTTGCGCAGCTCGAGTATGATGCCGGCCCGGTCACGGTGCGCGCCGGCGTGCGCCACGAAATGGCGCGCCTGACGGTCGACACCTATACCACGCTGGCCGCCTACAACAGCCAGGTGGTGCAGGGCGGCGCGGCCGAATTTTCCAAGTCGGTCAAGAATATCGGCGCCGTGTGGCGCTTCGCACCCGGCTGGTCGGTATTTGCCGGCAGCGCCGAAGGATTCGGCCTGCCCGACGCCGGCCTGGTGCTGCGCGGCGTGAACCGCCCCGGGCAGTCGGTGGCCAGCCTGGTCGACCTGCAGCCTATCATCACGCGCAACAATGAGATCGGGGTCAACTGGCGCGGCGAGAAGGGCCAGCTGGGGCTGTCGCGCTACGATTCACGCTCGCGCCTGGGCAGCGTGATCCGGATCACCTCGGCCGGCGTCGGCCTGGTCGAGCGCGTGCCCACCATCGTCAAGGGCTGGGAGATGTCGGCCGACTGGCGCGTGACGCCGGCCGTGTCGCTGTTTGGCAATGCTTCTGTTACCGACGGCAAGACGGCCGCGCGGGCCGGGGCCCCGATTGACCTTGACCTGGGCGCCCGCTCCCAGGGGCCGGACAAGGCCACGGTCGGCATCAACTGGCGCCCGCGCGACAAGGCCCAGGTGCGCCTGCAAGCGGCTCACCTGCGCGACCGCGACATCAACATTGGCCGCATGGTCGGCACCAGCGACCTGGAAGAGCATTTCAAGGGCTACACCCTGGTCGACGCTGCCGTCAGCTACGACACGCCCTACGGCAGGTTTGGCCTGAGCGTGGAAAACCTGCTCGACCGTCAATATATCGGTTACTACTCGCAGTCGGCCAGTGAGGGCGATCCCGACGCCAGCTTTGCCGGCCGCGGCCGCACACTGGCCATGAGCTGGAGCCGCATCTTTTAA
- a CDS encoding PepSY domain-containing protein → MTRFIHLWTSLIFGAILVLMGLTGSALAWIEELDHALNPTLFQVSPGPGLRAGAPLHMAPAQIDAVYQRLLHDPHYGKPSMLALPATAGEVVVAWYRPQPRADHSAWAMTVSRQVMLDPSTLVVTGERNWGESGLSRPLIMPTLFHLHRYLVAGDVGKIVISVTGVALLVCAVTGIILWWPRMTASAIWHALTVRHGGSWPRFSFQLHRAAGFFAAPVLAMLAFSGIYFNSPAWVLPAVKAVSHVTEQAKPLNRSGPGPVLAPGSAARHAQAAFPAARVSRISLPAGAGAPFEVRLRQDGELRHGPGATRVSVDARDGALLRVIDPLSARSGDRFLSWMFPLHTGEAFGTAGRVVISVFGVAPLMFMVTGLVIWLKLRRKTPKTRKAAPASARSAAPARPARLVKPL, encoded by the coding sequence ATGACACGCTTTATTCATCTATGGACAAGTCTGATTTTCGGCGCCATTCTCGTGCTCATGGGGCTGACCGGCAGCGCGCTGGCCTGGATCGAGGAACTCGACCACGCACTCAACCCCACCCTGTTCCAGGTCAGCCCGGGCCCCGGCCTGCGCGCCGGTGCACCGCTGCACATGGCGCCGGCGCAGATTGACGCCGTCTACCAGCGCCTGCTGCACGATCCGCACTATGGCAAGCCCAGCATGCTGGCCCTGCCCGCCACTGCCGGCGAGGTGGTGGTGGCGTGGTACCGGCCGCAGCCGCGCGCCGATCACAGTGCCTGGGCCATGACCGTGTCGCGCCAGGTCATGCTCGACCCGTCCACGCTGGTGGTAACGGGCGAGCGCAACTGGGGTGAAAGCGGCCTCAGCCGCCCGCTCATCATGCCGACCCTGTTCCACCTGCACCGCTATCTGGTCGCCGGCGACGTGGGCAAGATCGTCATTTCCGTAACCGGCGTGGCGCTGCTGGTGTGCGCCGTTACCGGCATCATCCTGTGGTGGCCGCGCATGACCGCCTCTGCCATCTGGCATGCCCTCACGGTGCGCCATGGCGGCTCGTGGCCACGGTTTTCCTTCCAGCTGCACCGGGCAGCGGGCTTTTTCGCCGCGCCGGTGCTGGCCATGCTGGCGTTTTCCGGTATCTATTTCAATTCACCGGCGTGGGTGCTGCCGGCCGTCAAGGCGGTGTCGCACGTGACGGAGCAAGCCAAGCCGCTCAACCGCAGCGGGCCGGGTCCCGTGCTGGCCCCCGGCAGCGCTGCCCGGCATGCGCAGGCGGCATTTCCGGCGGCGCGGGTATCGCGCATTTCGCTGCCCGCCGGCGCCGGTGCCCCGTTTGAAGTGCGCCTGCGCCAGGACGGCGAACTGCGCCACGGTCCGGGCGCCACGCGGGTATCGGTCGACGCCCGCGACGGCGCGCTGCTGCGCGTGATCGATCCCCTCAGCGCCCGCAGCGGCGACCGCTTCCTGAGCTGGATGTTCCCCCTGCACACCGGCGAAGCATTCGGCACCGCCGGCCGGGTGGTCATCAGCGTGTTCGGCGTGGCGCCGCTCATGTTCATGGTCACCGGCCTGGTCATCTGGCTCAAGCTGCGCCGCAAGACCCCCAAGACCCGCAAGGCGGCACCGGCGAGCGCGCGCTCAGCCGCGCCGGCGCGCCCCGCCCGGCTTGTAAAACCCCTCTAG
- a CDS encoding LysR family transcriptional regulator, with translation MYHASFRQLQSLVLVARHESVSRAAEALHVTQPAVSLQLRTLEEITGTALTRKVGRTIQLTAAGEVMAEFSERILRLWEQAGDELAALNGVTSGTLRIGAVTTAEHLLPPLLVPFTLERPDVRLKLQVGNRVEIVNMLARQEIDLAIMGTPPREFGTNAARFARHPMGFVASADHPLMKKKRITLADVSSANLLVRERGSGTRTAVEKLFKDGGHPLDFGSEVSSNEAIKRMVSAGLGLGFLSVHACALEFETGLLKLLPMAGNPVEAHWHVMHLAGVPIPKVAAAFQDFVIDQGQDLVQRELEGFYKPGGARRRG, from the coding sequence ATGTATCACGCCAGCTTTCGCCAGCTGCAGTCACTGGTCCTGGTGGCGCGCCATGAGAGCGTGTCGCGCGCTGCCGAAGCGCTGCACGTGACGCAGCCGGCGGTGTCGCTGCAACTGCGCACGCTGGAAGAAATCACCGGCACGGCGCTCACGCGCAAGGTGGGGCGCACCATCCAGCTGACGGCCGCCGGCGAAGTGATGGCCGAATTTTCCGAACGCATCCTGCGCCTGTGGGAGCAGGCCGGCGACGAACTGGCCGCGCTCAATGGCGTCACCAGCGGCACGCTGCGCATTGGCGCGGTGACCACGGCCGAACACCTGCTGCCGCCACTGCTGGTGCCGTTCACGCTGGAGCGGCCCGACGTGCGCCTCAAGCTCCAGGTGGGCAACCGGGTGGAGATCGTCAACATGCTGGCGCGCCAGGAGATTGACCTGGCCATCATGGGCACGCCGCCGCGCGAATTCGGCACCAATGCGGCCCGCTTCGCGCGCCACCCGATGGGATTTGTGGCCAGCGCCGACCATCCCCTCATGAAGAAGAAGCGGATCACCCTGGCCGACGTTTCCAGCGCCAACCTGCTGGTGCGCGAACGGGGCTCCGGTACCCGCACGGCGGTGGAAAAGCTGTTCAAGGATGGCGGCCACCCGCTCGACTTCGGCTCCGAAGTGTCGTCCAATGAAGCCATCAAGCGCATGGTGTCGGCCGGCCTGGGCCTGGGCTTCCTGTCGGTCCACGCCTGCGCGCTGGAGTTTGAAACGGGTTTGCTCAAGCTGCTGCCCATGGCGGGCAACCCGGTCGAAGCCCACTGGCATGTGATGCACCTGGCCGGCGTACCCATCCCCAAGGTGGCGGCCGCGTTCCAGGATTTCGTGATCGACCAGGGACAAGACCTGGTGCAGCGCGAGCTAGAGGGGTTTTACAAGCCGGGCGGGGCGCGCCGGCGCGGCTGA
- a CDS encoding NAD(P)/FAD-dependent oxidoreductase: protein MQTIVIAGGGAGGLELATRLGDSLGKAGQARIVLVDRWPSHFWKPLLHTVASGKRAAQATSVDYAAQAEGHCFTFQRGDMTGIDRAARTITLAALTGDDGTEIMPQRALAYDKLVLALGSVTNFYAVPGAAEHVFTLDDVPQAQAFHQRFLDGCMRASARHAAGGGDEGLDIVIVGGGATGVELAAELSHSARMLARYKVHALDPVRHVRIRILERGSFLLPHLHPRLSRRAARHLRSLGIKVCTDTAVARVEDGVVIDTEGRAYLSTMTLWAAGVEAPALCRTLDLTVNRLGQVSVGPTLQTVDDPAIYALGDCASLVNPVGGAIAPRAQAAHQQALYLAETLGRPGSPAAFAYRDYGSLVSLGPLAAVGVLSGTVGKRKLQVGGFVARWLYALMYRKHLMALHGFARMAARTAADWISDRISPPVKLH from the coding sequence ATGCAAACAATCGTCATTGCCGGAGGCGGCGCCGGGGGCCTGGAACTGGCCACACGTCTTGGGGACAGCCTGGGAAAAGCAGGCCAGGCCCGCATTGTGCTGGTGGACCGCTGGCCATCCCACTTCTGGAAACCCTTGCTGCATACGGTCGCCTCGGGCAAGCGCGCTGCCCAGGCCACCTCGGTCGACTACGCGGCCCAGGCAGAGGGCCACTGCTTTACATTCCAGCGCGGCGACATGACCGGCATCGACCGCGCGGCGCGCACCATCACGCTGGCCGCGCTCACCGGCGATGACGGCACCGAGATCATGCCGCAGCGCGCACTGGCCTACGACAAGCTGGTGCTGGCGCTGGGATCGGTCACCAATTTCTACGCGGTGCCTGGCGCGGCCGAGCATGTGTTCACCCTGGACGACGTGCCCCAGGCGCAGGCGTTCCACCAGCGTTTCCTTGACGGCTGCATGCGCGCCAGCGCCCGCCACGCTGCAGGCGGCGGTGACGAAGGCCTGGACATCGTCATCGTGGGCGGGGGCGCCACCGGGGTGGAGCTGGCCGCCGAACTCAGTCACAGCGCGCGCATGCTGGCGCGCTATAAAGTGCATGCGCTCGATCCGGTACGCCACGTCCGTATCCGTATCCTGGAGCGCGGCTCGTTCCTGCTGCCGCACCTGCACCCGCGGCTGTCCCGGCGCGCGGCGCGCCATCTGCGCTCGCTCGGCATCAAGGTCTGCACCGATACGGCCGTGGCCAGGGTCGAGGACGGGGTGGTGATCGATACGGAAGGCCGCGCCTACCTGTCAACGATGACGCTGTGGGCGGCAGGCGTGGAGGCGCCGGCCCTGTGCCGCACCCTGGACCTGACGGTCAACCGCCTGGGCCAGGTCAGCGTCGGCCCCACCCTGCAGACGGTGGACGATCCGGCCATCTATGCGCTCGGGGACTGCGCCAGCCTGGTCAATCCGGTGGGCGGCGCCATTGCGCCGCGGGCCCAGGCCGCGCACCAGCAGGCCCTGTACCTGGCCGAGACGCTGGGTCGCCCCGGCAGCCCCGCCGCGTTTGCCTACCGCGACTATGGCTCGCTGGTCTCGCTCGGACCGCTGGCAGCGGTGGGCGTGCTGAGCGGGACGGTCGGCAAGCGCAAGCTGCAGGTGGGGGGCTTCGTGGCGCGCTGGCTGTATGCGCTCATGTACCGCAAACACCTGATGGCGCTGCACGGTTTTGCGCGCATGGCGGCGCGCACGGCGGCCGACTGGATCAGCGACCGCATCTCGCCGCCGGTCAAGCTGCACTGA
- a CDS encoding phytanoyl-CoA dioxygenase family protein: MTMPSTYDTADIMRGLYGDGIIACRGAFSREWVARLGQDIAAIFDTARSTPGGALARGPNRFYVEIHPEKLSGFADIITHPWIVAVCRAVLGPDYRIIEAGFDVPGPGAQLQPWHRDFAAPPETVTGRRLNSLAFNITTVDVTEQMGPLEIAPGTQWDTWEGDPMFPPPQLHQRYEQLRQRRMPQMGDISARSALTVHRGTANLSPTPRPVFVLGVDAPDGINGNKHDLQVTHAYYETLSAQARANLGCRVVERLEPLVQAHTIEGLLMGAAT, translated from the coding sequence ATGACCATGCCCTCCACCTATGACACTGCCGACATCATGCGCGGCCTGTATGGCGACGGCATCATTGCCTGCCGCGGCGCCTTTTCCCGCGAATGGGTGGCCCGCCTGGGCCAGGATATCGCTGCCATTTTCGACACGGCGCGGAGCACACCCGGCGGTGCCCTGGCCCGCGGCCCCAACCGTTTTTATGTCGAGATCCATCCCGAAAAACTGAGCGGCTTTGCCGACATCATTACCCATCCGTGGATCGTGGCCGTGTGCCGCGCCGTACTGGGGCCGGATTACCGGATCATCGAGGCCGGCTTTGACGTGCCCGGACCGGGCGCCCAGCTCCAGCCATGGCACCGCGACTTTGCCGCGCCGCCCGAGACCGTCACCGGGCGGCGCCTGAACTCGCTGGCCTTTAACATCACCACGGTTGATGTCACGGAACAAATGGGGCCGCTGGAAATTGCGCCGGGCACCCAATGGGATACCTGGGAGGGCGACCCCATGTTTCCCCCGCCGCAGCTGCACCAGCGCTATGAACAGCTGCGCCAGCGCCGCATGCCGCAGATGGGCGACATCTCGGCACGCTCGGCGCTCACGGTACACCGCGGCACGGCCAACCTGTCTCCCACACCGCGCCCGGTATTCGTGCTGGGTGTCGATGCACCCGACGGCATCAACGGCAACAAGCATGATCTGCAGGTCACGCACGCCTATTACGAGACGCTGTCGGCGCAGGCGCGCGCCAATCTGGGCTGCCGGGTGGTGGAGCGGCTCGAGCCCCTGGTGCAGGCCCACACCATTGAAGGGCTTTTGATGGGCGCTGCCACCTGA